In Citrus sinensis cultivar Valencia sweet orange chromosome 3, DVS_A1.0, whole genome shotgun sequence, the sequence ACAAATGAGCAACAGTCCTGGTTTATATATTGATATTGGCAAAAAGGCCAGAGGTTAGTTATGTCATCTTCGGTTCTTTAGAatgcttatttttattaatatactGAACATTTTACGctcatattaattaatccttGCTTGCTTGTTTCTATGCAAGATCTTCTCTACAAGGATTATGGCGATAAGCAACCAGCAAATCACTTCCGCTACGATTGCGTGGACAGCAATTTTGATGTTTCCTGTCAATGTAATTTATGATGGCAATGAAGTTTCTCTTTCAATATCTCTCTTGCCCTGTAATGATATCGTCAATTGAAATGCATTACCAATACATATTTGCTTCTTATCAATCCACATATTGTGGGTTGTTGCATTACGGAATTTACTCAGCTTTTTTGCTTCTCATAGCTGGACATTATCAACTTACGATCTTATTGAATATAATGATCTGAACTTTTACAGGTGATGCTATTGTGCCTGGACTGAGTACAGCTTTTAGATCTATCATTCCTGATTCTGGCGGGGTAAATTTTCTCAACTTAATTCTATCAGAATTATTGTGTCTCAATGATTTTTCGTTTGGTGTGATGTTATATGTATTTGTACAATGCTTAACCACAGGTGGAACTGCGATACTTGCATGACTATGCTGGGTTTACTGCAGGCATTGGGTTGAAGGCAGGCCGCCATAACCACCTTCAGTCGGTAGGACTTGACCGCATTGTAAAGTTTTCGGTTGTCGCAGGAAACACTGTTCTTTCTCTTGGGACCGATGCAGCGTTTGACATATCAACAAGGACTTTCAGCAATTACAATGCTGGCTTGAGCTTCAACACTGCCTTGTTCAATGCTTCCGTGAACTTGTAAGCAATCTTACGAGAATCAATTGGTtcatttccaattttttttattgattatcaACTAAGCTTTTCTAGTAATGCAGGAACGACAAGCTTGAAAACTTAAGAGCTTCTTATTATCAAGAACTGGTCCCTCTGACCAGGACTGCCGTTGCAGCAGAGTTGAAGCATAGCTTTTCTAATCACAGGAGTATTTCCGATAACATTCCCATTCCAACCAGCTTGACAGTTGGTTTCCAGCACGGGCTGTTTCCTTCTACATTGGTGAAGGTCCGTGTCAACACTAATGGCAAGGTGGGTGCTCATGTTCAGCAGTCCTTCTGGCAAAAGTTCTCTATAGCTGTTTCTGGAGAGACTGATATAAGGGCCTCAAGCTGGATTCCCAATGTAAGATTCGGTATGGCATTCAGTTCCTAGAATAAACTCCATCTCTAAGTCAGAAGATTacatttatatcatttattaaatgttgTACTAGATAAATGGGTGCCTTCATGTTTAAAATTTCAAGTGAACTGATGAGATGGTTTCTGCACAAGTATTTTGAGGAACTATGATTTGAACTCCGCATAATTTTTAAGACTGAGAAGTGAAAGTAGTTGGAAAATTGACAGATACAAGCATCTTTCATCAAGAACATTTCATATCTTGTTGAATGTCATGTGCCCAGTAACTGTGTTACATAACAATTAATGAACAAATTGACAACCGTAATTAGCCAAGAACAGAACACGTGCAAACTtgacaataaaacaataataatcgTACTTGTCTTAACACAAAACTATGTGAATCCAAATAAAAGGTAACACGTCACTGGTGTTGAGAAGCCTGCTACATCTCTAACAGCAGAATGTCCATGGGGAATAAAGACTGCAGAGGATGTAGAAGGGCCTCAATTTCCTTCAAGGTGTCGAAGTTTAGTACCCAATACTTTATTGAGATCATCCTTTAAATACATCCTTTGCCGTGGTTCCTGGAGCACTGACAGAGAATCCCAGCACACTGTCGGTGGCGAGCAATACCACGCGTTAATTTCAGTCCAccgtaaatttaatttattatgtcCGCTGGTTCGTGTGGGAGTCTTTTTATTCTCCTtttggttttaaattttagtagtgtttgtaattatattttgtggTTAGGCATTGGCTTAATTTGCGCTtgagttttaaatattttataatatttaaattgaatatgatcttatatttatgTCTAAATGGCGATGTATTATtggttattgtttttttttttcgagtAATACATGATATTActtacatatacatatacatcaccatctataaaattttattgagatCATGTATTTAAAAGACGAAGAATGACTAATAATATATCGCCGCCATAAAGACGTATTGGTATTTTCCTAAAAATATCGTTTCCGCCATGCCTTTCTTTGGTTAATTGTGTTTGGCTGCTGCTGGTGGTGGCAAAATTGGAGGGAAAAGACGAACCATTTACTGCCAATTACACCTCTATCCATCATACCAACCGTCTTTAACTTTTATCTTTATGTTTGGCGTAGCCAGAATTAACCCATagtcatttaataaataaatttaaacttttaattaaaattacagatttacattttagttattatacATAAAGTTTAATTTCcgatatatgtatatttaacAAGATATTTTAGAAGCCattgtttcataatttaaatttattaaatatgttatgaaattatttctaaaattgaatatttcaaaaccTAATGtagaaataatttcaaaaattctcTGATTACCAGAAAATTATTATCCCAAATAGATACAGACGTTCTCTTTGGTCTTTGGATCGGCgagaaatttgaaaacacGTCTTTTTATTCACTCAATCTTCACTCAGCCAGATAACATcatgttttttatttcaattttgccTCATTTAGCcataaatactaaatatatacCCCATTACATTCATATGCCCCCACGGagaaaaaagtcaaaaatacccttaaaaAACCATCTATCAACATTTCCTTACCTCATCATTTTAGATACTTTCTCACTCCTCGCAATTCTTCCTTTCTTATGGTTTTCTCCCCTCTCATCAATTCATCTCTTAcctctaaaacaaatttttttgataaacataaactcttgaaaaaaaaaaaccttaaaaatATGTGCATTGTCAAATGGTGAATAAATTAtgtttgaaatataaatattttgtatactTACAGTTTGATTTGACTTtattacaagtaaatttactgatgatttatgaatttgtgataGTAAATTATTCATTTCAGTCTAGCACACACACAGAGTACTGTATAAAATGTAGAATTTAAGACcaaacatttaatttaagttttaggattgaaaaatgatttcagGAACAGGTCGAGTACAAAGTTGGGTAAGTCGAGTAAGAAATGGAGTAAAGGAGTTTATTAAGTCAAGCAAGGAAATCAAGTAAGTCGAGTATCTAGTCttgtaaaaattgtaactAATCAAGTAAGTATGATGTAAGTCGGGTAGAAAGTCGAGAAATATGTCGAATAATAGTAAGCTTAGTAGTAAAGTATAAGTCAAGTTAAGTCAAGTAATTAGTCAAGTAGTatagaataattttgataactaGTGGAATAGGTCACTGAACAAATCGAGTAAAAGTCAAGTAAGTTTATGAATAAGTCAAGTATGAATCGAGTAAGTCTATTAAATAAGTTGggtattaattttaagttttttgaaCATGTCGAGGAGCCGAGTGATTTTTTGAACAAGTTTACTAGTTGAGTAAACCCAAAGTAACTCTTTGAACAAAGTAAGAATTTTGATCACGTCAAGTAAAAGTCGCTACGTTGAGCAAATCTTTTAACCAAGTAAGTCTTTTGAAAAAGTCaagtattaattattttaagttgTTTGAATAAGAGAAGTAAGTCTTTTGAACATGTCAAGTATGAGTCAAATAAGTCTTTTGAATAAGTCGAgtacaaaatgaaataaatctTTTGAACATGTTGAGTATTaactattttaaattgtttgaaCAAGTCAAATAAGTCTTTTGATCACATTGAATAAGAGTCGAGTAAGAAGGTCGAGTAAGTTATTTGAACAAGTTGAgtaagttaattaaataagtggAATAAGTCTTGTAgtgtaattttattcaactattttaataatttttttgctaaaattttttaatgatgacAGTGCCATCACTCATCAATGGCAATCGTACGTGTTCCCATCATTTTTAACAATGAATGGACTTAGGAAAATGATGGTTTTATTCCTGACCATTTTCGCAATGGAAATGAATCAGAACACAAACTTATCTCAACACTCAGGTTGACGTGGAAAACAAACCAATCGAGATCCATCTTCGTGTGGAGAACACAATACTACCGGATCATGAAGCACCAGCTGATAGTCTACTAGTGTTGACTGTGACCAGCCATGCTCTTGGAAGAACTATTTTCCAAGACAAAGTTTACTTGATAGTACTAATTCAATTTGCATGAATGATTTATTCCTCATTGTCGACGATTTAGCATCAAACGAGGTTGGTGATGGCAGCAACAGATTTGTGGAAAGacaacaattttcttttaaagagaTCTTGTGAGGCATGCTCAGTACATATGCtgtaacaaataaatttggatATGAAAGTTTAAGTCTGgcaaggataaaattttcgTCACTTGCCTGGATAAAAACTGTAAACGGCATCTTCATGTCGTTAAGGTGAATGATTGTGGTATGTTGTCTTTAAAAGGTGGCATTGTGGAGTTTTTGGGTCATGTCTTGAGTGCTTGGAGTAAGTGAAAGACTATACTAAGTCACTGTATAAAGATTTCCTTACTGAAATTGTATACT encodes:
- the LOC102606647 gene encoding mitochondrial outer membrane protein porin of 36 kDa-like, giving the protein MSNSPGLYIDIGKKARDLLYKDYGDKQPANHFRYDCVDSNFDVSCQCDAIVPGLSTAFRSIIPDSGGVELRYLHDYAGFTAGIGLKAGRHNHLQSVGLDRIVKFSVVAGNTVLSLGTDAAFDISTRTFSNYNAGLSFNTALFNASVNLNDKLENLRASYYQELVPLTRTAVAAELKHSFSNHRSISDNIPIPTSLTVGFQHGLFPSTLVKVRVNTNGKVGAHVQQSFWQKFSIAVSGETDIRASSWIPNVRFGMAFSS